One genomic segment of Ignavibacteriota bacterium includes these proteins:
- a CDS encoding MarR family transcriptional regulator, protein MNITKSQAIEMSELTCRLSRACNKKESSFAALFNLTPTELKCLRMFAKKSTVSIKEMIEELEISAGRVTHILTSLEDKKYIVRRIDNSDKRNHLVDLTPESKKFINLLTKKHIELHQNILNNFENEKQEFVAVIMKELINALELWSDSNRQKLDVE, encoded by the coding sequence ATGAATATTACAAAATCTCAAGCAATCGAAATGTCTGAATTAACATGCAGACTTTCAAGAGCATGCAACAAAAAGGAAAGCAGTTTTGCCGCTCTTTTTAATCTTACTCCAACCGAATTAAAGTGTTTAAGAATGTTTGCGAAAAAATCTACAGTTTCAATTAAAGAAATGATTGAAGAATTAGAAATTAGCGCCGGAAGAGTTACACATATTTTAACAAGTTTGGAAGATAAAAAATATATTGTAAGAAGAATCGATAATTCTGATAAGCGAAACCACTTAGTTGATTTAACTCCGGAAAGCAAAAAGTTTATAAATTTATTAACAAAAAAACATATTGAACTGCATCAAAACATTTTAAATAATTTTGAAAATGAAAAGCAAGAATTTGTTGCAGTAATTATGAAAGAATTAATAAATGCTTTAGAATTGTGGAGTGATTCAAATAGACAAAAATTAGATGTAGAATAA
- a CDS encoding rhodanese-like domain-containing protein produces the protein MKKFFSNLSAEKKLAMFTFVLGVIAIFAGDPYGKTSIKINAKELSLISPNEIGKIKVEDIADNIIQSKSDYRLIDLRKPEEFAKYNIPTSENIQLDKLLNSELQRNEKLILYSDNDIEATQAWFLLKTNNFKGINIIPGGLNNWKDNILFPKCDCGENPSAEQKHKHDKLAEVSKYFGGNIQTNSAAESFVKNEMPQLAAPNGITLKKTSGKKKREGC, from the coding sequence ATGAAAAAGTTTTTCTCAAATTTGAGTGCAGAAAAAAAACTTGCAATGTTTACTTTTGTTTTAGGAGTAATTGCAATTTTTGCGGGTGATCCTTACGGAAAAACTTCAATAAAAATTAATGCAAAGGAATTATCATTAATTTCACCAAATGAAATTGGAAAAATAAAAGTTGAAGATATAGCTGATAATATTATTCAATCAAAATCTGATTATAGATTAATTGATTTGCGTAAACCGGAAGAATTTGCAAAGTATAATATCCCAACTTCTGAAAATATTCAACTTGATAAATTGCTAAATTCAGAATTACAGCGAAATGAAAAATTAATTCTTTATTCAGATAATGATATTGAAGCAACGCAAGCTTGGTTTTTATTGAAGACAAATAATTTTAAAGGAATAAATATTATTCCCGGTGGATTAAATAATTGGAAAGATAATATTTTATTCCCCAAATGTGATTGCGGAGAAAATCCTTCTGCTGAGCAGAAACATAAACATGATAAACTTGCTGAAGTTAGTAAATATTTTGGCGGAAATATTCAGACAAATTCTGCAGCAGAATCATTTGTTAAAAATGAAATGCCGCAATTAGCAGCTCCAAACGGAATAACATTAAAGAAAACATCCGGGAAGAAAAAAAGAGAAGGTTGTTAA
- the galE gene encoding UDP-glucose 4-epimerase GalE gives MKVLVTGGAGYIGSHFVKILNEKNIEVVVLDNLSRGHKEAVPNNVKLENVDLLDFQNLDKVFQNQYFDAVVHFAAFAYVGESVENPSQYYENNVVGSYNLLKACLQNNVKKFVFSSTCSLYGNPEIIPISENQKTNPINPYAQTKLMIENMLKDFNNSYGLKYVTLRYFNAAGADFSGEIGESHNPEPHLIPIVLNTALGLREKVLIFGDDYETKDGTCIRDYIHINDLGDAHFKAIEYLKSNEKSNIFNLGTGEGNSVKEIIHSAERITKLKINYEIVERREGDPAILVADNKKSKEILGWNPKYKLDEILSSAFTWHKNKRY, from the coding sequence ATGAAAGTTTTAGTAACCGGCGGTGCGGGATATATTGGTTCTCATTTTGTAAAAATATTGAATGAGAAAAATATTGAAGTTGTTGTACTTGATAATTTGAGCAGAGGTCACAAAGAAGCTGTTCCAAATAATGTTAAATTAGAAAATGTAGATTTATTAGATTTTCAAAATTTGGATAAAGTTTTTCAAAATCAATATTTTGATGCAGTAGTTCATTTTGCAGCATTTGCATACGTTGGTGAATCTGTTGAAAACCCAAGCCAGTATTATGAAAATAATGTTGTTGGTAGTTATAATTTACTTAAAGCTTGTTTACAAAATAATGTTAAAAAATTTGTTTTTTCTTCAACATGTTCGCTATATGGAAATCCGGAAATTATTCCTATTTCTGAAAATCAAAAAACAAATCCAATAAATCCTTATGCACAGACAAAATTAATGATTGAAAATATGTTGAAAGATTTTAATAATTCATACGGTTTAAAATATGTTACGTTAAGATATTTTAATGCTGCCGGTGCTGATTTCAGCGGAGAAATTGGTGAAAGTCACAATCCGGAGCCGCATTTAATTCCAATAGTTTTGAATACTGCATTAGGCTTAAGAGAAAAAGTTTTAATTTTTGGCGATGATTATGAAACAAAGGATGGAACTTGTATCCGCGATTATATTCATATAAATGATTTAGGTGATGCTCACTTTAAAGCTATTGAATATTTAAAAAGTAATGAAAAGAGTAATATTTTTAATTTGGGAACCGGCGAAGGTAATTCTGTAAAAGAAATTATACATTCTGCCGAAAGAATTACGAAGTTAAAAATTAATTATGAAATTGTCGAAAGAAGAGAGGGCGATCCGGCAATTCTTGTAGCAGATAATAAAAAATCGAAAGAAATTTTAGGCTGGAATCCAAAATATAAACTTGATGAAATTTTATCATCTGCATTTACTTGGCACAAAAATAAAAGGTATTAA
- the nrfD gene encoding polysulfide reductase NrfD — protein MNEITSTRNNYTIDPTLSVWGWEIPVYLFLGGMVAGMMLISGYFLFKGRQTEKNCSCFYLPYMSVILLSIGMFALFLDLEHKLYVWRLYTTFQITSAMSWGSWILVLVYPILLVNILIKPPKFLEEKFPQVINWKKYLLEKPILLKNIGIITMFFGAGIGLYTGVLLSSLGARPLWSSAILWLLFLVSGLSGAAAFVHVIAKDVYERELLAKADNAFLIIELFVIALFIIGLKTATEVQAQAADLLLTGEFAPSFWVFVISIGIIIPLIIQLLAVNHKVKHTALAPLMVIVGGLILRFIIVSAGQYSHWFNSNFH, from the coding sequence ATGAACGAAATTACTTCAACAAGAAATAATTACACGATTGATCCGACACTTTCCGTATGGGGTTGGGAAATACCGGTTTATCTTTTTCTTGGCGGAATGGTTGCCGGTATGATGCTAATTTCCGGATATTTTTTATTTAAGGGAAGACAAACTGAAAAAAATTGTTCATGTTTTTATTTGCCATATATGAGCGTGATTTTGTTGAGCATTGGAATGTTTGCATTGTTCTTGGATTTAGAACACAAACTATATGTTTGGAGATTATACACAACATTTCAAATTACTTCAGCAATGTCGTGGGGTTCATGGATTTTAGTTTTAGTATATCCAATTTTATTGGTTAACATTTTAATAAAGCCGCCAAAATTTCTTGAAGAAAAATTTCCACAAGTTATAAATTGGAAAAAATATTTGCTTGAGAAACCAATTCTGCTGAAAAACATCGGCATAATTACAATGTTTTTTGGAGCGGGAATTGGATTATATACCGGAGTTCTGTTAAGCTCACTTGGAGCAAGACCATTATGGAGTTCGGCAATTCTTTGGTTACTGTTTTTGGTTTCCGGACTTTCCGGTGCTGCAGCTTTTGTTCATGTAATTGCTAAAGATGTTTACGAACGTGAATTGTTAGCAAAGGCTGATAATGCATTTTTAATTATTGAACTTTTCGTAATTGCTCTTTTTATTATAGGATTGAAAACTGCAACTGAAGTTCAGGCTCAGGCTGCTGATTTACTTTTAACCGGAGAATTTGCACCAAGTTTTTGGGTTTTTGTTATTAGTATTGGAATTATTATTCCGCTAATTATTCAGCTTCTTGCCGTAAATCATAAAGTAAAACATACGGCACTTGCACCTTTAATGGTTATTGTTGGAGGATTAATTTTAAGATTTATAATTGTTTCTGCTGGTCAATACAGTCATTGGTTTAACTCAAATTTTCATTAA
- a CDS encoding YeeE/YedE family protein: MNGLTHKLSHIFEHGDHAHIHVKEKPFSNPYFVGVGLGLVLLAAFVIMGRGLGASGALSTTVAVSVNKIAPEHAAKNSFYTEYLGDENSNPFKDWLVFQIIGVLFGGFISGILSHRVKKGIEKGPRISTKMRLVYAFIGGGLLGWGAKLARGCMSGQALAGGAVLNLGSWIFMMMVFAGGYAAAYFLRRQWI; encoded by the coding sequence ATGAATGGTTTAACACACAAACTTTCACATATTTTTGAACATGGCGATCATGCTCACATTCATGTGAAAGAAAAGCCTTTCTCCAATCCATATTTTGTTGGAGTTGGATTAGGTTTAGTTTTGCTTGCGGCTTTCGTAATTATGGGAAGAGGATTAGGTGCATCCGGCGCACTTTCTACAACAGTTGCAGTTAGTGTAAATAAAATTGCTCCGGAACATGCTGCAAAAAATAGTTTTTATACGGAATATCTCGGCGATGAAAATTCAAATCCTTTTAAAGATTGGTTAGTATTTCAAATTATTGGAGTTTTGTTCGGAGGATTTATTTCCGGGATTCTTTCACATCGAGTTAAAAAAGGAATTGAGAAAGGTCCGAGAATTTCTACAAAGATGAGATTGGTTTATGCATTTATTGGTGGAGGATTATTGGGCTGGGGCGCTAAATTAGCGCGCGGTTGTATGAGCGGACAAGCTTTAGCCGGAGGCGCAGTTTTAAATTTAGGAAGCTGGATATTTATGATGATGGTTTTTGCTGGTGGTTATGCAGCAGCTTATTTCTTAAGGAGGCAATGGATATGA
- a CDS encoding YeeE/YedE family protein, with the protein MNAPFFKYEYFGTDVSLIIAFVIGIAFGFALERGGFGRATILAAQFYFTNMRVLKVMFTAIVTAMLGLFFLSVIGFLDLSLIYLTPTNVMPNLVGGLVAGVGFVIGGYCPGTSIVAVATGKIDALVYVIGMLFGIFVFGEMFPSIENFFNSTAMGSVTLPQFFNIPYGVVVFLVVVMAIGAFAAAEWGERKMANKSLEKKI; encoded by the coding sequence ATGAATGCACCATTCTTTAAATATGAATATTTTGGAACTGACGTAAGTTTAATTATTGCATTTGTAATTGGAATTGCATTTGGATTTGCTTTGGAGCGCGGCGGTTTCGGAAGGGCAACAATTTTAGCTGCACAATTTTATTTTACAAATATGCGCGTATTAAAAGTTATGTTCACAGCAATTGTAACTGCAATGCTTGGACTTTTCTTTTTATCCGTAATTGGATTTTTAGATTTATCTCTGATTTATCTTACTCCAACCAATGTGATGCCTAATTTAGTTGGTGGATTAGTTGCCGGTGTTGGATTTGTTATCGGCGGTTATTGCCCGGGTACTTCAATTGTTGCAGTTGCTACCGGAAAAATTGATGCATTGGTTTATGTAATTGGAATGCTGTTCGGAATTTTTGTTTTCGGAGAAATGTTTCCATCTATAGAAAATTTCTTCAACTCAACTGCAATGGGAAGTGTAACTTTACCACAATTTTTCAACATTCCTTATGGAGTTGTTGTTTTTCTAGTTGTGGTTATGGCAATCGGCGCTTTCGCGGCTGCTGAATGGGGTGAAAGGAAAATGGCAAATAAATCATTGGAGAAAAAAATATGA